One genomic window of Paracoccus alcaliphilus includes the following:
- a CDS encoding SDR family NAD(P)-dependent oxidoreductase, translating to MRNPNRIAIVTGGLSGMGRAIASRLARDGTVVFIGARRGADPELTRGLTGQFGDRIGFDRLDVRDSQSCEGFVGRVLDAYGRIDILVNAAGVYEEAPVSGHPDRIWDDTIDTNLTGTFKMIRAVMPSMMRQKWGRIVNLASVAAHQGMADNAAYCASKAGLLGLGRCVALEGAAAGVTCNSVSPTWVETEMLKKFIDDEVAQGAPRSEVVARYEASNPQGKLVQPEEVAELVAYLTSEAARAVTMADYQVNAGSLW from the coding sequence ATGCGAAACCCGAACAGGATTGCAATTGTCACCGGGGGCTTGTCCGGCATGGGGCGCGCCATCGCCAGCAGGCTGGCGCGGGACGGCACGGTGGTTTTCATCGGTGCAAGGCGTGGCGCCGACCCCGAGCTGACACGCGGGCTGACCGGGCAGTTCGGCGACCGGATCGGGTTCGACCGCCTCGATGTGCGCGATTCGCAAAGCTGTGAAGGGTTTGTCGGGCGGGTTCTGGACGCCTACGGACGCATCGACATTCTGGTCAATGCGGCGGGGGTCTATGAAGAAGCCCCGGTCAGCGGCCATCCGGACCGGATCTGGGACGACACCATCGACACCAATCTGACCGGCACCTTCAAGATGATCCGCGCGGTGATGCCTTCGATGATGCGGCAGAAATGGGGGCGGATCGTCAATCTGGCCTCGGTCGCCGCGCATCAGGGGATGGCCGACAACGCCGCCTATTGCGCGTCAAAGGCGGGGCTGCTGGGGCTGGGGCGCTGCGTCGCGCTGGAAGGGGCGGCGGCCGGCGTCACCTGCAACAGCGTCAGCCCGACCTGGGTCGAGACGGAAATGCTGAAGAAGTTCATCGACGACGAGGTGGCGCAGGGCGCGCCGCGATCCGAGGTGGTGGCCAGATACGAGGCCTCGAACCCGCAGGGCAAGCTGGTCCAGCCCGAGGAGGTCGCCGAACTGGTGGCCTATCTGACCAGCGAGGCCGCACGCGCGGTGACGATGGCCGATTATCAGGTCAATGCCGGCTCATTGTGGTAG
- a CDS encoding membrane-bound PQQ-dependent dehydrogenase, glucose/quinate/shikimate family: protein MTTTTRPIPAVARLWLWLLGIVLLAAGLFFAIGGVRLLMLGGSWYFVVAGLVLILSAIQIIRARPVGVWLYLLAFGGTVAWALFEVGADYWGLISRLLAMGFGAAVVLATLPLLNRAAGRPARPVLPLFGALVLLVAGLAGFGSMFRIHPEVVAAAPAAEAVAVTPETEQTDWAHYGNGVANDRFAALDQINTGNVGQLEVAWTFRTGDVPVSTGSGAEDQMTPLQVGDKLFVCTPSNNVIALDVDSGEQIWRRDVDASVGGVWERCRGLAYFDATAPIQQPSVPGSTQVPPVALAEDAACQRRIIMNSIDARLFAIDADSGEFCADFGDGGQVDLKDGVGEVDNIAYYTLTSAPTIAGTTIVVGGRVADNVQVDMPGGVIRGFDVMTGAMRWAFDPGSETPNRELQPGETYSRSSANVWAGTTYDPASNTVFLPMGSPSVDLYGVTRTEMDHLYGASMLAVDATTGVLKWHYQTVRNDLWDFDLPMAPTLIDFPTEGGARVPALVFATKAGQIFVLDRQTGEPLTEVEDRPVLPANIPDEPYAATQPVSVGMPQIGADTLVEADMWGATPFDQLICRIGFKSMRYEGLFTAPDTDMSLSYPGSLGGMNWGGVSVDPNNDLLFVNDMRLGLWVQMMPQESGAALSDGGEAPNAGMGQVPLGGTPYSVIKDRFLSPLGIPCQKPPYGTLTAIDLKDRQVAWQVPVGTVRDTGPLGMKMRLPIPVGLPTLGGTLATQGGLIFFAGTQDYYLRAWDAATGQEVWKSRLPVGSQGGPMSYKSPNTGRQYVVISAGGARQSPDRGDYIIAYALPDEG from the coding sequence ATGACAACAACAACGCGACCGATTCCGGCGGTGGCCCGGCTATGGCTCTGGCTTCTGGGTATCGTACTGCTGGCGGCGGGGCTGTTCTTCGCCATCGGCGGGGTCAGGCTGCTGATGCTTGGCGGAAGCTGGTATTTCGTGGTGGCGGGCCTCGTCCTGATCCTGTCGGCCATCCAGATCATCCGGGCCCGGCCCGTGGGCGTCTGGCTGTATCTGCTGGCATTCGGCGGAACCGTCGCATGGGCGCTGTTCGAGGTCGGCGCCGATTATTGGGGCCTGATCTCTCGCTTGCTGGCGATGGGCTTTGGCGCGGCGGTGGTTCTGGCGACGCTGCCGCTGCTGAACCGTGCCGCGGGGCGCCCTGCACGTCCGGTCCTGCCGCTGTTCGGCGCGCTGGTGCTGCTGGTGGCGGGGCTTGCGGGCTTTGGGTCGATGTTCCGCATCCATCCCGAGGTCGTGGCGGCCGCCCCTGCCGCCGAAGCGGTGGCGGTGACGCCGGAAACCGAACAGACCGACTGGGCGCATTACGGCAACGGGGTGGCCAATGACCGTTTCGCCGCGCTGGACCAGATCAATACCGGCAATGTCGGCCAGCTTGAGGTCGCCTGGACCTTCCGCACCGGCGATGTGCCGGTCTCGACCGGCTCGGGGGCCGAGGATCAGATGACGCCTTTGCAGGTGGGTGACAAGCTGTTCGTCTGCACCCCCAGCAACAACGTGATCGCACTGGATGTCGATAGCGGCGAACAGATCTGGCGCCGTGATGTCGATGCCAGTGTGGGCGGGGTCTGGGAACGCTGCCGGGGGCTGGCCTATTTCGATGCCACCGCCCCGATCCAGCAGCCAAGCGTGCCCGGCTCGACGCAGGTTCCGCCCGTCGCGCTGGCCGAGGACGCGGCCTGCCAGCGGCGGATCATCATGAACTCGATCGACGCGCGGCTGTTTGCCATTGACGCCGACAGCGGTGAATTCTGCGCCGATTTCGGCGATGGCGGGCAGGTCGATCTGAAAGACGGTGTCGGCGAGGTGGATAATATCGCCTATTACACGCTGACCTCTGCCCCGACGATTGCCGGAACCACCATCGTCGTCGGTGGCCGCGTGGCCGACAACGTGCAGGTCGATATGCCCGGTGGCGTGATCCGGGGCTTTGACGTGATGACCGGCGCGATGCGTTGGGCCTTCGATCCCGGCTCCGAGACGCCCAACCGCGAGTTGCAACCGGGTGAGACCTACAGCCGGTCCTCGGCCAATGTCTGGGCCGGCACGACCTATGATCCGGCCTCGAATACCGTTTTCCTGCCGATGGGTTCGCCTTCGGTCGATCTTTATGGCGTGACCCGGACCGAGATGGACCACCTTTACGGTGCCTCGATGCTGGCCGTTGATGCCACGACCGGGGTGCTGAAATGGCACTATCAGACGGTGCGTAACGATCTGTGGGATTTCGACCTGCCGATGGCGCCGACGCTGATCGACTTTCCGACCGAAGGTGGTGCGCGCGTCCCGGCGCTGGTCTTTGCCACCAAGGCGGGCCAGATCTTCGTGCTGGACCGCCAGACCGGAGAGCCGCTGACCGAGGTCGAGGACCGACCCGTGCTGCCCGCGAACATCCCCGACGAGCCCTATGCCGCGACGCAGCCGGTCTCGGTCGGGATGCCGCAGATCGGGGCCGATACGCTGGTCGAGGCCGATATGTGGGGCGCCACGCCCTTCGATCAGCTGATCTGCCGCATCGGCTTCAAATCGATGCGCTATGAGGGGCTGTTCACCGCGCCGGATACGGATATGTCGCTCAGCTATCCGGGGTCTTTGGGTGGCATGAACTGGGGCGGGGTGTCGGTCGATCCCAACAACGACCTGCTGTTTGTCAACGACATGCGGCTGGGTCTGTGGGTGCAGATGATGCCGCAGGAATCCGGCGCCGCGCTGTCGGATGGTGGCGAGGCCCCGAATGCCGGAATGGGTCAGGTGCCGCTGGGGGGCACGCCCTATTCCGTCATCAAGGACCGCTTCCTGTCGCCGCTTGGCATTCCCTGCCAGAAGCCGCCCTATGGCACGTTGACCGCCATCGACCTGAAGGATCGTCAGGTGGCATGGCAGGTGCCGGTGGGCACGGTGCGCGACACCGGCCCGCTTGGCATGAAGATGCGGCTGCCGATCCCGGTCGGTCTGCCGACGCTGGGTGGCACGCTGGCGACGCAGGGCGGGCTGATCTTCTTTGCCGGGACGCAGGATTACTATCTGCGGGCATGGGACGCCGCGACAGGGCAAGAGGTCTGGAAATCCCGTCTGCCGGTCGGCAGTCAGGGCGGCCCGATGAGCTACAAGTCACCCAATACCGGCAGGCAATATGTGGTGATTTCGGCAGGCGGTGCGCGTCAGTCGCCGGACCGGGGCGATTACATCATCGCCTATGCGCTGCCCGACGAAGGCTGA
- a CDS encoding TonB-dependent siderophore receptor: MSPSPRRALLLGASLIVLAHPALAQDDSGTTVLGVIEITADAARSVALDGYVATNSQVATKSNTPLAESQQSVSVVTNQQIRDQGAANLSQALSYTAGVSSQPFGADPRADEPIVRGFSSSHAQYVNGLRQGRYFGATNYELYGMQQVEVLRGPSSSLYGAGSPVGVINLVQKRAQDFDFNEVGLSYGSNDSRKLFFDLNRVVSDDLSWRLTGLGSDIRQQVREVNNERGYLAGAVRWRPDDATVIDFMASYTKDKPISPIGLPYELTQTGDGDYLRDLYAGQSDWDDSDRTMWNLGLEMSHQMDNGWTLAQAFRYEKLDWDYTGTYLPIGATLQPDGTFPRGSSRQSERSESISLDTRLSGEMQTGAATHQLLFGVDIRKYDADESSHFGTAPGFDPRTGTATDGERGFAGTPNAGSVTLKQVGVYAQDEIVYDNWRGSLALRYDYVKQTGEQYGFESAYKENDLTGRAGLSYVFANGVMPYVSYSSSFDPQTGRTEDGRPLDPTTGRQWELGVKYQPAEFDALFTAAIYDLRQKNIRQAIGGNLYQQIGEVKSRGVELEATAELAQGWDIRAGYAYNDTEQVGGTNTGQPMPNAPRHTASLWLDRDFGNGLRVGGGVRYVGARDDTTNTHRLDDVTLVDLGASYTRDNIEASLNIHNLTDKTYVSTCSFFGCFYGEGRTVMATVAYKW, encoded by the coding sequence ATGTCCCCTTCGCCCCGCCGCGCCTTGTTGCTTGGCGCCAGCCTCATCGTCCTTGCCCATCCCGCGCTGGCGCAGGATGACAGCGGAACCACCGTTCTGGGCGTGATCGAGATCACGGCGGATGCCGCCCGCTCGGTCGCGTTGGACGGTTATGTCGCCACCAATTCCCAGGTCGCGACCAAATCGAACACGCCGCTGGCCGAAAGCCAGCAATCGGTCTCGGTCGTCACCAACCAGCAGATCCGCGATCAGGGTGCCGCCAATCTGAGTCAGGCGCTGTCCTATACGGCGGGCGTGTCCAGCCAGCCCTTCGGCGCCGATCCCCGGGCGGACGAGCCCATCGTGCGCGGCTTCAGTTCGTCGCATGCGCAATATGTGAACGGTTTGCGTCAGGGGCGCTATTTCGGCGCCACCAACTATGAGCTGTATGGCATGCAGCAGGTCGAGGTGCTGCGCGGGCCGTCCTCGTCGCTTTATGGCGCGGGTTCTCCGGTGGGCGTGATCAACCTTGTGCAGAAACGCGCGCAGGATTTCGATTTCAACGAGGTCGGCCTGTCCTATGGCAGCAATGACAGCCGCAAGCTGTTTTTCGACCTGAACCGCGTGGTCTCGGACGATCTGTCATGGCGTCTGACCGGACTTGGCAGCGATATCCGCCAGCAAGTGCGCGAGGTGAACAACGAACGCGGCTATCTGGCGGGGGCGGTGCGCTGGCGGCCCGACGATGCGACGGTGATCGACTTCATGGCGTCCTATACCAAGGATAAGCCGATCTCGCCCATCGGCCTGCCTTACGAATTGACGCAGACGGGGGATGGCGATTATCTGCGCGATCTTTATGCCGGGCAATCGGATTGGGACGACAGCGACCGGACCATGTGGAATCTGGGGCTGGAGATGAGCCACCAGATGGACAACGGCTGGACGCTGGCGCAGGCCTTCCGCTACGAAAAGCTGGACTGGGATTATACCGGCACCTATCTGCCCATCGGCGCCACCCTGCAACCCGATGGCACCTTCCCGCGCGGATCCAGCCGTCAGAGCGAACGCAGCGAGAGCATCAGCCTTGACACCCGCCTGTCGGGCGAAATGCAGACCGGCGCGGCCACGCATCAGTTGCTGTTCGGTGTGGATATCCGCAAATACGATGCCGACGAAAGCAGCCATTTCGGCACCGCCCCCGGCTTCGACCCGCGCACCGGAACCGCGACTGATGGCGAGCGTGGCTTTGCAGGCACGCCCAACGCGGGCAGCGTGACGCTGAAACAGGTCGGCGTCTATGCGCAGGACGAGATCGTCTATGACAACTGGCGCGGATCGCTGGCGCTGCGTTACGATTACGTCAAGCAGACCGGCGAGCAGTATGGCTTTGAATCCGCTTATAAGGAAAACGACCTGACCGGGCGGGCGGGCCTGTCCTATGTCTTTGCCAATGGGGTGATGCCCTATGTCAGCTATTCGTCCTCTTTCGATCCGCAGACCGGCCGGACCGAGGATGGCCGCCCGCTGGACCCCACGACCGGGCGGCAATGGGAACTGGGCGTGAAGTATCAGCCGGCTGAATTCGACGCGCTGTTCACCGCCGCGATCTATGACCTGCGGCAGAAGAACATCAGGCAGGCGATTGGCGGCAACCTCTATCAGCAGATCGGCGAGGTGAAGTCGCGCGGGGTGGAACTTGAGGCGACGGCGGAACTGGCGCAGGGCTGGGATATTCGCGCGGGCTATGCCTATAACGATACCGAGCAGGTGGGCGGCACCAATACCGGCCAGCCGATGCCCAACGCGCCGCGCCACACCGCCAGCCTGTGGCTGGACCGCGATTTCGGCAACGGGCTGCGGGTCGGCGGTGGCGTGCGCTATGTCGGCGCGCGTGACGATACCACCAATACGCACCGGCTGGACGATGTGACGCTGGTCGATCTGGGCGCAAGCTATACCCGCGACAATATCGAGGCATCGCTGAACATCCACAACTTGACCGACAAGACCTATGTCTCGACCTGCAGCTTCTTCGGCTGCTTCTATGGCGAGGGTCGCACGGTCATGGCCACGGTCGCCTACAAGTGGTGA
- a CDS encoding GntR family transcriptional regulator translates to MTTGGRMAEAPENLGETIYQKLRIDIMMGVLSPGQRLRLDALKRDYAAGASTLREALSRLVAERFVIAEDQRGFKVAPISESGLRDIAALRLLIEEHALALSFAAGTLDWEAAVIAAHHQLDAHEDRLERGDTSGLAAWRESDWKFHQALISACNSRVLMQSHAEVFDRYLRYQMIALAFRPAASRPEHRALMEAALRRDTAAASSMLRHHINAGLAQAIALGNLPADQ, encoded by the coding sequence ATGACGACCGGCGGCAGAATGGCGGAAGCCCCCGAAAATCTGGGCGAGACAATCTATCAGAAACTGCGCATCGACATCATGATGGGGGTGCTGTCGCCCGGCCAGAGGCTGCGGCTCGATGCGCTGAAGCGGGATTATGCCGCCGGTGCCAGTACCCTGCGCGAGGCCCTCAGCCGTCTTGTCGCCGAGCGTTTCGTCATTGCCGAAGATCAGCGCGGCTTCAAGGTTGCTCCGATCTCGGAATCCGGTCTGCGCGACATCGCCGCCTTGCGCCTGCTGATCGAAGAACACGCCCTCGCCCTGTCCTTTGCCGCCGGAACGCTGGACTGGGAAGCCGCCGTGATCGCCGCCCATCACCAGCTTGACGCGCATGAGGACCGGCTGGAGCGTGGCGACACATCCGGGCTTGCCGCATGGCGCGAAAGCGACTGGAAATTCCATCAGGCGCTGATTTCGGCCTGCAATTCCCGGGTGCTGATGCAAAGCCATGCCGAGGTCTTCGACCGGTATCTGCGTTATCAGATGATCGCGCTGGCCTTCCGCCCCGCCGCGTCCCGACCCGAACACCGCGCCCTGATGGAGGCCGCCCTGCGCCGCGACACGGCCGCCGCGTCCTCGATGCTGCGCCATCACATCAATGCCGGGCTGGCGCAAGCCATCGCCCTTGGCAACCTGCCCGCGGATCAATAG
- a CDS encoding AMP-binding protein produces the protein MPDYYRSIADELAEALTSQRNRIALRDRQLCLSYGDLAAFVGAAQKLLAGQKAVAVYGAPGALFGAAAIACVIDGRPFVHLDPAMPRAVLGNILAELEIGMILTAQPPKEGQLPTHCRVVDAAALLDAPSAGPVLPARIRPTDPIYLVATSGTTGRPKCIPVTHDAALLSYHWRDEFTPYLPGMKVGVYIFAIWEMFRPLRNGAEICFPGLQDLLSPLALASFLSDHDIHEMLFTPSFLEKILGGMEPAISAALPLRRVILNGEVVSDRLIAEARARLPGARLWNLYSICETHDICMSELTAPAGGDGGVTVGKPMPHLRAVVLDDDDRPCPPGMPGLLHFEGPRMLGPGYVNRPEETARRFRELVIEGRATRLYDTGDQGYVGEDGQITVLGRVAHMLKLRGHSIQTQELTQTMAGLLEFSQAIPWVRQIDDHGQALVFYYTADAAQRAGNTARWGIAPDSNRMPEALAAALREVLPGYCVPAYLVRLDEIPIHQVSGKCDFKALPAVAAEPGQPVGAGDTLPVVAHVARILRCGIDGVDPERSFHDQGGDSLMCVDLILSLEASHGRRVDFDWALNLPLTRLHQLLTEQAVAAPQSFERKGILLTGATGFLGGHVLAAALERLPADEVIYCLIRPRNRDPQLRLDAVAQALDAPPGRIVAVVGSIDDPRFGLDAAHYSALCRQVRTVIHCAATVNLAVDRARMEEWSQTGIRTTLQFCRDAGADLRFSSSSAVFPATGGPWPEAPARLYDGCSGYGAAKIVAEAEIAASGVAAAVVRLPSLYDLDAPNPKDICEIILDACRASRSIPAGLSFPMSDVRAAAQFLVGLPPSDGLSFYNLIAEGPITPRAGTALAPDTWLAAAPLPDAVRRLIAADPLILHADATFDNAAASDAWRQAGAGPFESILDGPALLTRRLGYHNEPALT, from the coding sequence ATGCCTGATTACTACCGTTCGATTGCCGACGAACTGGCCGAGGCCCTGACCTCGCAGCGCAACCGTATCGCGCTGCGCGACCGGCAGCTTTGTCTCAGCTATGGCGACCTTGCGGCCTTCGTCGGGGCAGCGCAGAAACTGCTGGCGGGGCAGAAGGCGGTCGCGGTCTATGGCGCACCGGGGGCGCTGTTCGGCGCGGCGGCGATCGCCTGCGTGATCGACGGGCGGCCCTTCGTGCATCTGGACCCGGCGATGCCCAGGGCGGTGCTGGGCAATATCCTGGCAGAGCTTGAAATCGGGATGATCCTTACTGCGCAACCGCCGAAGGAAGGCCAGTTGCCGACCCATTGCCGGGTTGTCGATGCGGCGGCGCTGCTGGACGCGCCATCTGCCGGGCCGGTGCTGCCCGCGCGCATCCGGCCCACCGATCCGATCTATCTGGTGGCCACATCCGGCACGACGGGGCGGCCGAAATGCATCCCGGTGACCCATGACGCGGCCTTGCTGTCCTATCACTGGCGCGACGAGTTCACGCCTTACCTGCCCGGCATGAAGGTGGGCGTCTATATCTTCGCCATCTGGGAAATGTTCCGACCGCTGAGAAACGGGGCCGAGATCTGCTTTCCCGGCCTTCAGGACCTGCTGTCGCCCTTGGCATTGGCGTCGTTCCTGTCGGATCACGACATCCACGAGATGCTGTTCACGCCCTCTTTCCTTGAAAAGATCCTCGGCGGGATGGAACCGGCCATCAGCGCCGCCCTGCCGCTGCGACGGGTGATCCTGAACGGAGAGGTGGTCAGCGACCGGCTGATCGCCGAGGCGCGGGCCAGGCTGCCCGGCGCGCGGCTGTGGAACCTCTACAGCATTTGCGAGACCCATGACATCTGCATGTCCGAACTGACTGCCCCCGCAGGCGGGGATGGCGGGGTGACGGTCGGCAAGCCCATGCCGCATCTGCGCGCGGTGGTGCTGGATGATGACGACCGCCCCTGCCCGCCCGGCATGCCGGGTCTGCTGCATTTCGAGGGCCCGCGCATGCTGGGGCCGGGCTATGTCAACCGGCCCGAGGAAACCGCCCGCCGCTTTCGCGAACTGGTGATCGAGGGGCGCGCGACCCGGCTCTATGACACCGGCGATCAGGGTTATGTGGGCGAGGACGGCCAGATAACCGTGCTGGGGCGGGTGGCGCATATGCTCAAACTGCGCGGGCACAGCATCCAGACGCAGGAACTGACCCAGACCATGGCCGGGCTGCTGGAATTCTCGCAGGCAATCCCATGGGTGCGGCAGATCGACGATCACGGGCAGGCGCTGGTCTTCTACTATACCGCCGATGCCGCGCAAAGGGCCGGGAACACAGCGCGCTGGGGGATTGCACCAGACAGCAACCGTATGCCCGAGGCACTGGCGGCGGCGCTGCGCGAGGTGCTGCCCGGCTATTGCGTTCCGGCCTATCTGGTGCGGCTGGACGAGATTCCGATCCATCAGGTCTCGGGCAAATGCGACTTCAAGGCGCTGCCCGCCGTGGCCGCCGAACCCGGCCAGCCGGTCGGGGCGGGCGATACGCTGCCGGTCGTCGCCCATGTCGCGCGGATCCTGCGCTGCGGGATCGACGGTGTTGACCCCGAACGCTCTTTCCACGATCAGGGCGGCGATTCCCTGATGTGCGTCGATCTGATCCTGTCGCTGGAGGCCAGCCACGGGCGGCGCGTCGATTTCGACTGGGCGCTGAACCTGCCCCTGACGCGGTTGCATCAGCTGCTGACGGAACAGGCGGTCGCGGCGCCGCAAAGCTTTGAGCGCAAAGGCATCCTGCTGACCGGGGCGACCGGCTTTCTGGGCGGGCATGTGCTGGCGGCGGCGCTGGAACGATTGCCTGCGGATGAGGTGATCTATTGCCTGATCCGCCCGCGCAACCGTGATCCGCAGCTGCGCCTCGATGCCGTCGCGCAGGCGCTGGATGCCCCGCCGGGCCGGATCGTCGCGGTCGTGGGTTCGATCGACGATCCGCGTTTCGGACTGGACGCGGCGCATTATTCCGCGCTGTGCCGTCAGGTCCGCACCGTCATCCATTGCGCGGCGACGGTCAATCTGGCCGTGGACCGCGCCCGGATGGAGGAATGGTCGCAGACCGGCATCCGCACCACCCTGCAATTCTGCCGCGACGCGGGTGCGGATCTGCGCTTTTCCTCGTCATCGGCGGTGTTTCCCGCGACCGGAGGCCCCTGGCCCGAAGCCCCCGCGCGGCTTTACGACGGCTGTTCCGGCTATGGGGCCGCCAAGATCGTGGCCGAGGCCGAAATCGCCGCATCCGGGGTGGCGGCGGCCGTTGTGCGGCTGCCGTCGCTCTATGACCTTGACGCGCCCAATCCCAAGGATATCTGCGAGATCATCCTTGATGCCTGCCGCGCGTCACGCAGCATTCCCGCCGGGCTGAGCTTTCCCATGTCCGATGTCCGGGCCGCGGCCCAGTTTCTGGTCGGGCTGCCGCCGTCGGATGGCCTGTCCTTTTACAACCTGATCGCGGAAGGGCCGATCACCCCCCGCGCAGGCACAGCGCTTGCCCCCGACACATGGCTGGCGGCGGCCCCTCTGCCCGACGCGGTGCGGCGTCTGATCGCCGCCGATCCCCTGATCCTGCATGCGGATGCGACATTCGACAACGCCGCTGCCAGCGACGCATGGCGGCAGGCCGGGGCCGGGCCGTTCGAAAGCATCTTGGACGGCCCCGCGTTATTGACGCGCAGATTGGGCTACCACAATGAGCCGGCATTGACCTGA
- the dctP gene encoding TRAP transporter substrate-binding protein DctP, which yields MTYKISRRSVVALGAASLATPFLARAGWAQDPVRIRFSAVFSEQDIRAEMMKKFAAGIGEGFNYQGFYGGTLFKQATELVALQRGNLEMGNIAPQDVSNQLPAWSSLTSGYLFRDPAHLTAFFASDVGAEMTGMAEESLGIKVLGPTFFGTRQVGLRGTKEINTPADMAGIKLRMPGGEAWQFLGQALGANPTPMAYAEVYTGLQTGAIDGQDNPLPNVDNMKFYEVMDQIVLTAHLVAFDLLVVSGRFWEGLTEDQQASLQAAADEAIAWSTAEHVKQEEELAQSFAERGLRVYAPDVEAFRAHVQAAYLDSALAAEWPDDIIERVSAL from the coding sequence ATGACCTACAAGATTTCGCGGCGCTCTGTCGTGGCGCTTGGCGCCGCCAGTCTGGCAACGCCGTTTCTGGCGCGTGCGGGCTGGGCGCAGGATCCTGTCAGGATCCGCTTTTCCGCCGTGTTCTCGGAACAGGATATCCGCGCCGAGATGATGAAGAAATTCGCGGCGGGGATCGGTGAGGGGTTCAACTATCAGGGCTTCTATGGCGGCACCCTGTTCAAGCAGGCGACCGAGCTGGTCGCGCTTCAGCGCGGCAACCTCGAGATGGGGAATATCGCGCCGCAGGATGTCTCGAACCAGCTGCCCGCATGGTCGTCGCTGACCTCGGGCTATTTGTTCCGCGATCCCGCGCATCTGACGGCGTTCTTTGCCTCGGATGTGGGGGCCGAGATGACGGGGATGGCGGAAGAGTCGCTGGGGATCAAGGTCCTGGGGCCGACCTTTTTCGGCACCCGGCAGGTCGGTCTGCGCGGGACGAAGGAAATCAACACTCCGGCGGATATGGCGGGCATCAAGCTGCGGATGCCGGGGGGCGAGGCATGGCAATTCCTTGGTCAGGCGCTTGGTGCCAATCCGACGCCGATGGCCTATGCCGAGGTATATACCGGCCTGCAGACCGGGGCCATCGACGGGCAGGACAATCCCCTGCCAAATGTCGATAACATGAAATTCTATGAGGTGATGGACCAGATCGTGCTGACGGCGCATCTGGTCGCGTTCGATCTGCTGGTGGTGTCCGGGCGGTTCTGGGAGGGGCTGACCGAAGACCAGCAGGCCAGCCTTCAGGCCGCGGCGGATGAGGCCATCGCATGGTCCACGGCCGAGCATGTGAAGCAGGAGGAAGAGCTGGCCCAGTCCTTCGCCGAGCGCGGCCTTCGGGTTTATGCGCCCGATGTCGAGGCGTTCCGCGCGCATGTGCAGGCCGCCTATCTGGATTCGGCGCTGGCGGCCGAGTGGCCGGATGACATCATCGAGCGTGTCTCGGCCCTGTAA
- a CDS encoding GntR family transcriptional regulator: protein MVVLDSQDSIGGGLHRRLRDDIIFGRFAPGSKLRLEQLRKHYDVSITTLREALPRLVSDGLIHFEPAKGFEVAAISARELREISDMRLLLEQHAIAQSFAKGGLDWEASVLAAHHKLSRMETRMLSGDRSVSEAWKRYDREFHAALISACGSPELLAAHDRIFDRFLRYQVLLVMFRGKEASDEHDALMAAALDHDADRAQRLLVQHIGACIDYTVAHGLLEDAQ, encoded by the coding sequence ATGGTCGTGCTGGATTCACAGGATTCTATCGGTGGCGGCCTGCATCGCCGCCTGCGCGACGACATCATCTTCGGCCGTTTCGCCCCCGGCTCGAAATTGCGGTTGGAGCAGTTGCGCAAGCATTATGATGTCAGCATCACCACCCTGCGCGAGGCCCTGCCCCGTCTGGTCTCGGACGGTCTGATCCACTTCGAGCCCGCCAAGGGGTTCGAGGTCGCCGCGATCTCGGCCCGCGAATTGCGCGAGATTTCGGACATGCGCCTGCTGCTGGAACAGCACGCGATCGCGCAATCCTTTGCCAAAGGCGGGCTGGACTGGGAGGCATCGGTTCTGGCCGCGCATCACAAGCTGTCACGAATGGAAACCCGCATGCTGTCCGGCGACAGGTCCGTCAGCGAGGCATGGAAACGCTATGACCGGGAATTTCACGCAGCGCTCATCTCGGCCTGCGGGTCGCCCGAATTGCTGGCCGCGCATGATCGCATCTTCGACCGCTTCCTGCGCTATCAGGTCCTGCTGGTCATGTTCCGTGGCAAGGAGGCAAGCGACGAACATGATGCGCTGATGGCGGCGGCGCTGGACCACGACGCCGACCGCGCGCAACGCCTGCTGGTGCAACATATCGGGGCCTGCATCGACTATACCGTCGCGCATGGCCTGCTGGAGGATGCGCAATGA